The following are encoded together in the Gadus chalcogrammus isolate NIFS_2021 chromosome 2, NIFS_Gcha_1.0, whole genome shotgun sequence genome:
- the emp2 gene encoding epithelial membrane protein 2, which yields MLIVLALIIVFHLASAALLFAATIYNSWWVVSTSTENVYYSDLWFTCNETCYSVAKSHTADAAYLQTVQATMILSTILCCMAFFVFILQLFRLRQGERFVFTAIIQLLASVCVMVAASVYTAQKDSFHEPKLRAGTYSSSFYLAWASFPMTLLSGIMYLVLRKRK from the exons ATGTTGATCGTCCTAGCCCTGATCATCGTGTTCCATCTGGCCTCAGCTGCGCTGCTGTTTGCAGCCACCATATACAAC tCATGGTGGGTGGTCTCTACCTCCACTGAAAACGTGTACTACTCAGACCTGTGGTTCACCTGCAATGAGACGTGCTACTCCGTGGCCAAGAGCCACACTGCAGACGCAG ccTACCTGCAGACGGTGCAGGCCACCATGATCCTGTCCACCATCCTGTGCTGCATGGCCTTCTTCGTCTTCATCCTGCAGCTCTTCAGGCTGCGGCAGGGCGAGCGCTTCGTCTTCACCGCCATCATCCAGCTGCTGGCCT CTGTCTGCGTGATGGTGGCGGCGTCTGTGTACACGGCGCAGAAGGACAGCTTCCACGAGCCGAAGCTGCGGGCGGGCACCTACAGCTCCTCCTTCTACCTGGCCTGGGCCAGCTTCCCCATGACCCTGCTGAGCGGCATCATGTACCTGGTCCTCCGCAAGCGCAAATAA